The genomic interval ATGCTTTGCAATAATTTTTGGAGCACAGGCTAAAATAATAGACAAAATTGCTATTATAGTTAACAACAGGGCGGTAACATATCACGAGCTTGAAAAACTCTATCAGATAAGGTCTTCTGAACTTTACAGAAAATATGCTGGCAAAGAGCTTGCTGAAAAACTTGAGGCTTTGAAGAAGCAGGTAATTAAAGATAAAACAGATGAACTGCTTCTCCTTGAAAAGGCTTCTCAGGAAGGGATTACCATCAGTGATGAAATGATGGATAATTTTATTAAAGGATTGATGAAGCAGAACAATATTGAAAATGAGGAGCAGTTTAACAATATCCTTATGCAGCAGATGGGAATGACTTTAAAGCAGTTTAAAGAAACACAGAAAACTCAGTACATAGCAAGGACAGTTATACAGCAATTTGTCATAAATAAAATAGTTATTGATGAGGCAGAAATTAGAGCATATTATGACGAACATATTGACGATTATAAAACTCCCTTTACATATTCAATTCAGGAGATAGTCCTGTACTATGATTCAACTACAAAATTATTTGTTGAAAACAGGGCAAAATCAATTGTTGAAGAGTTAAAATCAGGGAAGCTTGATTTCTCAACTGCAGTGTCTCTTTACTCTGAAGCCAGTTCTAAAGAGTTAAATGGAGAATTGAAAAACCTGAAATTAGGGGATTTGAACAAAAAACTTGAAGAGGCGGCTTTGAAATTAAAAGTTGGTGAAGTTGCTATGGTGGAGCTTCCTGATTCAATTCACATAGTTAAACTTATTGAAAGAAACGAGCCTAAACCTCTTCCTTTTGAAAAAGTAAGGGATAAAATTGAAGACAAGTTGAGACAGCCTTTAATTCAGGATAGAATTGACAAGTTTATGGAAGAGTTAAGAAGCATATATTATGTAAGGATTGATGTTAAACCGGAAGAATTAAAATGAGGTTAGACCTTTTTTTAAAAAAGGTTTTAATAATAAAAAGAAGAACACTATCTCAGGAGTTAATAAAATCTGGGAGGGTTTTTGTAAATGGAAGTATTGCAAAGCCGGGTAAAGATATAAAAGAAGGTGATATTATTATATTCCCGTTGAGGAAAAAGAAATTAACCATAAAGGTTAAACAAATACCAAAAGGCAATGTAAAAAAAGGTGATGAATTAAACTATTACGAAGTTTTGAAAGAGGAGAATATAGATGAATGAACATATTTTTGTTAAAGATTTAAAGCCTGATTCAAGGGTTGAGGATATTTATTTGCTTAAACTGATAGGTTTAAGGGACAAAAAAAATGGGGGGCAGTACCTTCTCCTTAAACTCTCCGATATGAGCGGCGAGATAATGGGTATGATGTGGGATAAGATTGATGGAGTGATTGATAAAGTTAAGCCTGGAGATTTTGTAAAGGTA from Thermotomaculum hydrothermale carries:
- a CDS encoding peptidylprolyl isomerase translates to MKKIALLLCFAIIFGAQAKIIDKIAIIVNNRAVTYHELEKLYQIRSSELYRKYAGKELAEKLEALKKQVIKDKTDELLLLEKASQEGITISDEMMDNFIKGLMKQNNIENEEQFNNILMQQMGMTLKQFKETQKTQYIARTVIQQFVINKIVIDEAEIRAYYDEHIDDYKTPFTYSIQEIVLYYDSTTKLFVENRAKSIVEELKSGKLDFSTAVSLYSEASSKELNGELKNLKLGDLNKKLEEAALKLKVGEVAMVELPDSIHIVKLIERNEPKPLPFEKVRDKIEDKLRQPLIQDRIDKFMEELRSIYYVRIDVKPEELK
- a CDS encoding S4 domain-containing protein, with protein sequence MRLDLFLKKVLIIKRRTLSQELIKSGRVFVNGSIAKPGKDIKEGDIIIFPLRKKKLTIKVKQIPKGNVKKGDELNYYEVLKEENIDE